One genomic region from Cydia amplana chromosome Z, ilCydAmpl1.1, whole genome shotgun sequence encodes:
- the LOC134660826 gene encoding galactose mutarotase-like isoform X1, protein MSVNKEVVDEHVSGAGDVEAKPEPVPPKPVVPDVELIVDGFGFMPRTASGASRTKPDPGDEDERLRSACGSSSNIDVVRRYTWKTKNKMMVQVITYGATITVIKVPDKRGNPDDVIAGFDTLEEYFQKRNPYFGATIGRYANYIREATCVVRPSGRMYMLSMNRGHNHYNGGYIGFDKVNWRSYVVGNKVIMSHVSERFSEGYPGTVMTQITYEVTCDNSIKIEMRCTTNEPTIINLSHSPYFNLAGHHAGCENMYDHIFTINADKYTATDEDGLVTGERKVVGGTSFDFRVPRVLRVQLPKIPNGGYDMNFCITQGTDQDLTFHARALHPLTGRVLEMYSNKPGMQFYTGNLLPDPDKIVEPLPGDGEEESEGEGEHGEESESEDEQGSNADSIEHKQGKAGYGYVPLMGKAGTMYKKHGLFCLMPQNLPDAANHSHFPSPVLNPGEVYVHRIQYKFGLLLGKYV, encoded by the exons atgtctGTGAACAAAGAGGTCGTGGACGAGCACGTTAGCGGGGCGGGGGACGTCGAGGCCAAGCCGGAGCCCGTGCCGCCGAAGCCTGTGGTCCCTGATGTGGAGCTTATCGTCGACGGCTTCGGATTCATGCCCAGGACAGCATCGGGAGCCTCCCGCACCAAACCGGACCCGGGAGATGAAGACGAGCGTTTGCGGAGCGCTTGCGGTTCCAGCAGTAACATCGACGTCGTACGGAGGTACACTTGGAAgacgaaaaataaaatgatgGTTCAG GTGATTACCTATGGCGCAACAATAACGGTTATTAAAGTTCCAGACAAGAGAGGAAATCCTGATGATGTCATCGCGGGGTTCGATACATTAGAAg AATACTTCCAAAAGCGGAATCCGTATTTTGGAGCGACAATAGGACGCTACGCGAACTACATTCGCGAGGCGACCTGTGTGGTGCGGCCTTCGGGCAGGATGTACATGCTGTCCATGAATAGGGGTCACAATCATTACAATGGCGGCTACATCGGATTCGATAAG GTTAACTGGCGATCTTACGTGGTCGGCAATAAGGTGATAATGAGCCACGTATCGGAACGCTTCAGCGAGGGCTATCCTGGCACAGTGATGACACAAATCACGTACGAGGTCACTTGCGACAACTCTATCAAGATAGAAATGAGATGTACAACCAACGAGCCGACCATCATCAATCTCAGCCATTCGCCTTATTTTAATTTAGCCGGACAT CATGCCGGCTGTGAAAACATGTACGACCACATATTCACGATTAACGCCGATAAGTACACTGCTACGGACGAGGATGGCCTAGTCACCG GAGAGAGAAAAGTGGTCGGGGGGACATCCTTTGACTTTAGAGTACCCCGAGTACTACGCGTGCAGCTGCCCAAAATACCTAACGGTGGCTACGATATGAACTTCTGCATCACGCAAGGCACGGATCAGGACCTGACGTTCCATGCCAG AGCTCTCCATCCATTGACGGGTAGAGTGCTGGAGATGTACAGTAATAAGCCCGGCATGCAGTTCTATACTGGAAACTTGCTTCCCGATCCTGATAAAATTGTAGAG CCACTGCCGGGTGATGGAGAGGAGGAGAGCGAGGGAGAAGGCGAGCATGGTGAAGAAAGCGAGTCTGAGGATGAACAAGGAAGTAATGCAGATTCTATAGAACATAAACAG GGCAAGGCGGGCTACGGCTACGTACCCCTGATGGGAAAAGCCGGCACTATGTACAAGAAGCATGGCCTGTTTTGCCTCATGCCACAGAATTTACCCGACGCAGCCAATCAT tcGCACTTTCCCAGTCCTGTTCTGAATCCAGGTGAAGTGTATGTGCACCGAATACAATATAAATTTGGTTTATTACTTGGTAAATATGTTTAG
- the LOC134660827 gene encoding uncharacterized protein LOC134660827 isoform X1 → MYMQDQGTFTVKQEEEFSRPVESIMRCEDFKSNFARRLSNRYISRSPSSSSRQESALKLRPPQTTNTEANPDKVPERIEPSTQLSKNVDKEQTLEVSKSGDKTPPPASHSMQHTEVTALHMEVDTLRWQLAQTEANRQMHIALLNQIVTFLNRVKDHIECHKTDFNESNENMKDISKERVLPRSFNAADIPRSRSVVHVNKHVEYSLRPAKKLGTRKISKSISNVNGYKDCNTTWNQSKLSLTSEIGNSQKITEEISRLITLANTVLSTKLPDLACNDVQQNSNDKICVSNDKNESMNSNTSTMDLRTQNVPTKSFLIKSICKNSDPYEDLPSSLVDAEDDDIKEFIMPLSTLNCDIGNEFAELKISNEKQDHIFEEKSKIKNSKSFLCSKKLDYNHAVSKFTEDESGFSSMSSFQEIGIPIISIIPPSPCKEMGYVDDIPEVVEDTEKWKHEIELNKQTVKVFWV, encoded by the exons ATGTACATGCAAGACCAAGGCACCTTCACTGTAAAGCAGGAAGAAGAGTTCAGCAGACCAGTCGAGTCCATCATGCGATGTGAGGACTTCAAAAGCAATTTTGCCAGAAGACTTTCTAATCGCTACATCTCCAGATCACCCAGCTCGAGCTCAAGGCAAGAAAGTGCCTTAAAGCTGCGACCACCCCAGACAACAAATACAGAAGCCAACCCCGATAAA GTTCCAGAAAGAATTGAGCCTAGTACTCAACTTTCCAAAAATGTCGACAAGGAGCAAACATTGGAAGTGAGCAAGTCCGGGGACAAAACACCGCCGCCGGCGAGCCACTCCATGCAGCACACCGAGGTCACGGCGCTGCACATGGAGGTGGACACCCTGCGGTGGCAGCTGGCGCAG ACCGAGGCGAATCGACAAATGCACATAGCTTTACTCAACCAAATAGTTACTTTCCTCAATAGAGTGAAAGACCATATCGAATGTCATAAAACCGACTTTAATGAATCCAATGAAAACATGAAAGATATTTCCAAAGAGAGGGTATTACCGAGATCGTTTAATGCAGCAGATATACCGCGCTCGCGGTCAGTTGTACACGTCAACAAACATGTGGAGTATTCTTTGCGTCCCGCTAAGAAACTTGGGACAAGGAAGATCAGCAAGTCAATAAGTAATGTTAATGGATATAAAGACTGCAACACTACGTG GAACCAATCCAAATTATCACTGACTTCTGAGATTGGTAATTCACAAAAAATCACGGAAGAAATCTCACGACTAATTACTCTTGCCAATACCGTATTAAGTACTAAGCTGCCCGATCTCGCCTGTAACGATGTTCAACAAAACTCTAATGACAAAATATGTGTGAGTAATGATAAAAACGAATCGATGAATTCCAATACCAGCACAATGGATCTAAGAacacaaaatgtacctacaaaatcatttttaataaaatccaTTTGCAAAAATTCGGATCCGTATGAAGACTTACCTAGTTCTCTGGTAGATGCAGAAGACGATGACATTAAAGAATTCATAATGCCACTATCAACGCTAAATTGTGACATCGGAAACGAATTCGCGGAGTTAAAGATTTCAAATGAAAAGCAGGACCATATTTTTGaagaaaaatctaaaataaaaaatagtaaatcTTTTTTGTGCAGCAAGAAACTAGATTATAACCATGCTGTCAGTAAATTTACGGAAGACGAAAGCGGTTTTTCATCAATGAGTTCATTTCAAGAAATTGGCATTCCAATAATAAGCATAATACCTCCATCACCATGCAAGGAAATGGGATACGTTGATGATATCCCCGAAGTCGTAGAAGACACAGAAAAGTGGAAACATGAAATTGAACTAAATAAACAAACTGTAAAAGTGTTTTGGGTGTAA
- the LOC134660827 gene encoding uncharacterized protein LOC134660827 isoform X2 → MTDWLKIISRLLMYQEQQLFTVKVPERIEPSTQLSKNVDKEQTLEVSKSGDKTPPPASHSMQHTEVTALHMEVDTLRWQLAQTEANRQMHIALLNQIVTFLNRVKDHIECHKTDFNESNENMKDISKERVLPRSFNAADIPRSRSVVHVNKHVEYSLRPAKKLGTRKISKSISNVNGYKDCNTTWNQSKLSLTSEIGNSQKITEEISRLITLANTVLSTKLPDLACNDVQQNSNDKICVSNDKNESMNSNTSTMDLRTQNVPTKSFLIKSICKNSDPYEDLPSSLVDAEDDDIKEFIMPLSTLNCDIGNEFAELKISNEKQDHIFEEKSKIKNSKSFLCSKKLDYNHAVSKFTEDESGFSSMSSFQEIGIPIISIIPPSPCKEMGYVDDIPEVVEDTEKWKHEIELNKQTVKVFWV, encoded by the exons ATGACTGATTGGCTGAAAATAATTTCACGGCTGTTGATGTATCAAGAGCAACAACTGTTTACTGTTAAG GTTCCAGAAAGAATTGAGCCTAGTACTCAACTTTCCAAAAATGTCGACAAGGAGCAAACATTGGAAGTGAGCAAGTCCGGGGACAAAACACCGCCGCCGGCGAGCCACTCCATGCAGCACACCGAGGTCACGGCGCTGCACATGGAGGTGGACACCCTGCGGTGGCAGCTGGCGCAG ACCGAGGCGAATCGACAAATGCACATAGCTTTACTCAACCAAATAGTTACTTTCCTCAATAGAGTGAAAGACCATATCGAATGTCATAAAACCGACTTTAATGAATCCAATGAAAACATGAAAGATATTTCCAAAGAGAGGGTATTACCGAGATCGTTTAATGCAGCAGATATACCGCGCTCGCGGTCAGTTGTACACGTCAACAAACATGTGGAGTATTCTTTGCGTCCCGCTAAGAAACTTGGGACAAGGAAGATCAGCAAGTCAATAAGTAATGTTAATGGATATAAAGACTGCAACACTACGTG GAACCAATCCAAATTATCACTGACTTCTGAGATTGGTAATTCACAAAAAATCACGGAAGAAATCTCACGACTAATTACTCTTGCCAATACCGTATTAAGTACTAAGCTGCCCGATCTCGCCTGTAACGATGTTCAACAAAACTCTAATGACAAAATATGTGTGAGTAATGATAAAAACGAATCGATGAATTCCAATACCAGCACAATGGATCTAAGAacacaaaatgtacctacaaaatcatttttaataaaatccaTTTGCAAAAATTCGGATCCGTATGAAGACTTACCTAGTTCTCTGGTAGATGCAGAAGACGATGACATTAAAGAATTCATAATGCCACTATCAACGCTAAATTGTGACATCGGAAACGAATTCGCGGAGTTAAAGATTTCAAATGAAAAGCAGGACCATATTTTTGaagaaaaatctaaaataaaaaatagtaaatcTTTTTTGTGCAGCAAGAAACTAGATTATAACCATGCTGTCAGTAAATTTACGGAAGACGAAAGCGGTTTTTCATCAATGAGTTCATTTCAAGAAATTGGCATTCCAATAATAAGCATAATACCTCCATCACCATGCAAGGAAATGGGATACGTTGATGATATCCCCGAAGTCGTAGAAGACACAGAAAAGTGGAAACATGAAATTGAACTAAATAAACAAACTGTAAAAGTGTTTTGGGTGTAA
- the LOC134660826 gene encoding galactose mutarotase-like isoform X2 → MSVNKEVVDEHVSGAGDVEAKPEPVPPKPVVPDVELIVDGFGFMPRTASGASRTKPDPGDEDERLRSACGSSSNIDVVRRYTWKTKNKMMVQVITYGATITVIKVPDKRGNPDDVIAGFDTLEEYFQKRNPYFGATIGRYANYIREATCVVRPSGRMYMLSMNRGHNHYNGGYIGFDKVNWRSYVVGNKVIMSHVSERFSEGYPGTVMTQITYEVTCDNSIKIEMRCTTNEPTIINLSHSPYFNLAGHHAGCENMYDHIFTINADKYTATDEDGLVTGERKVVGGTSFDFRVPRVLRVQLPKIPNGGYDMNFCITQGTDQDLTFHARALHPLTGRVLEMYSNKPGMQFYTGNLLPDPDKIVEGKAGYGYVPLMGKAGTMYKKHGLFCLMPQNLPDAANHSHFPSPVLNPGEVYVHRIQYKFGLLLGKYV, encoded by the exons atgtctGTGAACAAAGAGGTCGTGGACGAGCACGTTAGCGGGGCGGGGGACGTCGAGGCCAAGCCGGAGCCCGTGCCGCCGAAGCCTGTGGTCCCTGATGTGGAGCTTATCGTCGACGGCTTCGGATTCATGCCCAGGACAGCATCGGGAGCCTCCCGCACCAAACCGGACCCGGGAGATGAAGACGAGCGTTTGCGGAGCGCTTGCGGTTCCAGCAGTAACATCGACGTCGTACGGAGGTACACTTGGAAgacgaaaaataaaatgatgGTTCAG GTGATTACCTATGGCGCAACAATAACGGTTATTAAAGTTCCAGACAAGAGAGGAAATCCTGATGATGTCATCGCGGGGTTCGATACATTAGAAg AATACTTCCAAAAGCGGAATCCGTATTTTGGAGCGACAATAGGACGCTACGCGAACTACATTCGCGAGGCGACCTGTGTGGTGCGGCCTTCGGGCAGGATGTACATGCTGTCCATGAATAGGGGTCACAATCATTACAATGGCGGCTACATCGGATTCGATAAG GTTAACTGGCGATCTTACGTGGTCGGCAATAAGGTGATAATGAGCCACGTATCGGAACGCTTCAGCGAGGGCTATCCTGGCACAGTGATGACACAAATCACGTACGAGGTCACTTGCGACAACTCTATCAAGATAGAAATGAGATGTACAACCAACGAGCCGACCATCATCAATCTCAGCCATTCGCCTTATTTTAATTTAGCCGGACAT CATGCCGGCTGTGAAAACATGTACGACCACATATTCACGATTAACGCCGATAAGTACACTGCTACGGACGAGGATGGCCTAGTCACCG GAGAGAGAAAAGTGGTCGGGGGGACATCCTTTGACTTTAGAGTACCCCGAGTACTACGCGTGCAGCTGCCCAAAATACCTAACGGTGGCTACGATATGAACTTCTGCATCACGCAAGGCACGGATCAGGACCTGACGTTCCATGCCAG AGCTCTCCATCCATTGACGGGTAGAGTGCTGGAGATGTACAGTAATAAGCCCGGCATGCAGTTCTATACTGGAAACTTGCTTCCCGATCCTGATAAAATTGTAGAG GGCAAGGCGGGCTACGGCTACGTACCCCTGATGGGAAAAGCCGGCACTATGTACAAGAAGCATGGCCTGTTTTGCCTCATGCCACAGAATTTACCCGACGCAGCCAATCAT tcGCACTTTCCCAGTCCTGTTCTGAATCCAGGTGAAGTGTATGTGCACCGAATACAATATAAATTTGGTTTATTACTTGGTAAATATGTTTAG